The following DNA comes from Agromyces mangrovi.
GCGCGCTGGCCGCCCTTCGCCCGGTACGACAGGCCGACCGACGAGTCCGAAACCGTGGCGTGCCGCACCTGCAGGGTCGTCGCGCCGCGCGATCCGTTGGCCTCCAGGTACTCCTCCGACCCGACGCGCAGCGCGCCCAGGTCGAGCAGGCGGAACACGGCGGCGAGCACGCGCTCGCGCGGCAGCCCGTCGAGCCGCAGGTCGCGCGTCACGCCCCCGCGGGCGGCGGGGAGCGCGGCGGCGAGCTCGCGCATGCGCGCGAACTTCTCCCGATCCTTCGCGGCTCGCCAGTCGGGGTGGTACAGGTACTGCCGCCGGCCGGCGTCGTCGACGCCGACGGCGAGGATGTGCGCGTTCGGCCGGTCGGCGATCCAGACGTCGCTCCACGCGGGCGGCACGGCGAGGGCTCGCACGCGCTCACGCTCGTCGGCGTCCATGGCGGCGCGATCCGCGCGAACGATGCGCCCGGCGGGCGTGCGGTGGTACCCGCCCGAGTACGGCGTCACCCGCCGCAGCCGCACCATGCGCGGTCAGTGGTCGCGGAGCATCTCGATGAGCTCCTCGTTCTTCAGCTGCGGTGTGTCCGGCATCGGATGCCTCCTCCCCACGCGCGGCCGCACCCCACGTGCGCCGCGGCGACCACGCTACGCGCGACGCCCCACCCGACCGAGGGGCTTGACAGCCCCGCCGCACACCCCTGAGCACTCCCGAGTCGTCATGAAGTGTCGCTTTCACCCTGCGGATAGCGACAGTTCATGACGACTCGGCGAGGGGTCGGGATTCGCGCGGATTGCGTTCCGCATCGGCTCCCGCGGCGACACCGCGTGCCCCTACGATGAGCGCATGACGCAGCCGACCACGCGGGACGACCTCCTCGCCCAGTCCGAACTGCGCCTCTGGGAGCTGCTGCACCACATCGACACGATGAGCGCGTACCAGCGGCGCCACCCCCTCCCCGGCGAGGGCCGTGACCGCACGGTCACCGACGTGCTGGCGCACCTGCGCGCCTGGCACGCGCTGTTCGTGGGCTGGCTCGAGACGGATGCCTCGGGGCGCACGCCCGCCTTCCCCGCCGACGGGTACACCTGGGCCGAGCTCGACGAGCTGAACGTCGAGCTGCGCGAACGGTTCCGGCTCGACGACCTCGACGCCGCGATCGAGGCGCTGCACGCCAGCCACGCGGCCGCCGAGTCGGCGCTCGCGGGCCTCGACGACGAGGTGCTCGCCGACCCCGCGCGGTACCCGTGGCTGCAGGGGCATCCGCTCATCGGCACCGCCCACGAGTGCCTCGGCGGCCACTACGCCTGGGCGCGGGAGGAGCTGCGCTCGCGCTACGACGGCTCGGCCGGCACCCTCGTCGGCGACACCGATGCCGGACCGTTCGTGGGCCAGGAGGGCGAGCCCGCCGCCGACGCGCCCGACGGCCTGCCCGCCGACGCGGCCGAACCCGAGCCCGTCGAGCCCGGGGCATCCGTCACCGAGGCCTGAGTCCGCGCGAGCGCGCGCCTACACCTCCCCCGAACGGGGGTCAATCCCCTTACCGCGCCCGGCCGCCGCGCCTACCGTGACGAGCATGAACATTCTCCTCATCATCGTCGGGATCATCGCGATCGTCCTCCTGCTCACGGGCGGACTGGTCGAGTCGCTGCAGTTCCTGCTGTGGGTCGGCATCGTGCTCGCGGTGATCGCACTGATCGTCTGGCTCGTCAGGTCCCTGGGGGGACGCAACACCGTCTGACGACACCAGCACGGCGCCCGCAACGCGGGCGAGCGAGGGGCGGCCCACTGGGGAAGGCCGCCCTTCGTCGTGTCCGCACGACGTTCGGACTACTCCCCGAAGGGCTCGTCCTCGGCGGGCTCGGGCACGAGCTGCAGGCCGTTGGTGCTGTTCGCGGTGACCATGAGCTGCTCGAGCCAGACGCGGTTCAGCACGGGCCGCCGCGAGCCGTCGAAGACGAACTGCAGCGGGATCGACTCGTGGATCCAGATCGTCGAACGACCGCCGCCGTTCTCGGTGCCGTGGTCCCACGACATGGTGAAGCTCTCGGAGCGACGGAGCTTGTTGGTGATGGCCACCTTGAGGTGCGCCAGGGTGCGGTCGTCGATCGTGATCTCGCGAGTCGTCGCACCGTAGATGAGCTTGCCCATGGAGGAATGCTAATCCCCCGGGGGTACCGGAATACCACCGCTTCGCGCACGAGGGCCAGCACTGAAGACGGATGCCTCGCGCGCGAGGATGCTCGGCCTCGTGGCGCAACGGAGCGCCGGAAACGGAGCAGGAGCATGTTGACCCGGACGATGCGGAACCTGGGGGTCGGAATCGGCCTCGGAGCCGCGATGGTACTGGGGTCGGGGGCGGCTGCATTCGCCTTCGACTGCATCAACGACAGCAGGTCGGAACAGGGCAACGCCAAGGCGGGCGCCAACTCGAAGGTGTGGTTCACGGCGAGCGTCGAGGACTTCCTCGCGTTCGAGCTCGGACTCCCGTCGGACGTCGTGGACTGCACGATGGAGGAGTGGCTCTCGCAGGGCTACCCGGCCACCGTCACCATCATGGCCGGCGGCGCACGCGGGCAGGACGGCGTGATCGCCGGCAAGAACCCGAACCAGAAGGTCGTCACCGACGGCCGCGGCATCGAGCACCTCGAGGCCGCGTACATCCCGGTGATCGAGCCGATCATCGTGGGCTGCTCGCTCTGAGCAGCGCCGCAACCCGAACGGTGCGCCGCGCGGCCATGTCGTGCGGCGCACCTCCATGCCCGGGCGGTGCACAGTCGCGAGACGAGCGACGCGCACACGCATAGACTGGCCGCCATGTCGAGACGGCTGGCCGATGTCGCCCGCAAGGTCGGGGTCAGCGAGGCGACGGTCAGTCGCGTGCTGAACGACAAGCCGGGGGTGTCGGATGCCACGAGGCAGGCCGTGCTCACCGCCCTCGACGTGCTCGGCTACGAGCGCCCCACGAAGCTGCGCGGCGAACGGGCCCGCCTGGTGGGCCTCGTCATGCCGGAGCTGCAGAACCCGATCTTCCCGGCGCTCGCCGAGGTGCTGAGCGGCGGCCTCGCGCAGAACGGCTACACGCCCGTGCTCTGCACGCAGACCGCGGGCGGCATCAGCGAGGCCGACTACGTCGAGCTGCTGCTGCACCAGCAGGTCTCGGGCGTGATCTTCGCGGGCGGTGCCTATGCGCAGGACGAGGCGAACCGCGACCACTACGAGCGGCTGCGCGAGCTGCGACTGCCGACGGTGCTGGTGAACGCCCCGGTCGACGGCATGGGCTTCGCGACCGTCTCGTGCGACGACGCCGAGTCGATGGAGCAGGCGTTCGGCCACCTGGTGCAGCTCGGGCACGAGCGCATCGGCATCCTGCTCGGGCCGCTCGACCACATTCCGAGCCGGCGCAAGCTCCAGGCGGCCGAGCGCATGGCGCGTCGGCACGGCATCGAGCTCGGCCCCGATCGGGTGGCGCACGCGCTCTACTCGCTCGAGTCGGGCCAGACGGCGGCGACGAAGCTGCTGCAGGCGGGCGTCACGGGAATCGTCTGCGCGAGCGACCCGATGGCGCTCGGCGCGGTGCGCGCGGTGCGTCGTGCGGGCCTGCGCGTGCCCGAGGACGTCTCGGTGATCGGCTACGACGACTCGGCGCTGATGAACTGCACCGAGCCGCCGCTCACGACGGTGCGCCAGCCGATCGAGTCGATGGGGCGCATGATCATCGAGCTGCTGATGCGCCAGATGTCGACCGATCGCGAGATCGCCGACGAGCTCTTCTTCGCGCCCGAGCTCGTGGTGCGCCGGTCGACGGCGCCGCCCGCGTCGCACGTCCCGGCCTGACGGATCCCGCCCGTCACGGGCATCGAAGCGCAAGAAATTTACGTAAATCAACGCAAGTTGCTTACGCGCAGTTTCAAAGTTGCGCAACCTTGTTGCTATCCGTACGTTCGGTGCCACGACGCCGGCGTCACTCGGAATCCGAGGCCCGGCACCGCCCGCCCGGACCGAGGAGCACAGCAGCGTGACGATGCCCGCAGTCGAGACCGCACCCGACGCGCCGCAGCCCCACGGCGACGACCTCTGGTGGCGCAGCGCCGTCATCTACCAGGTCTACGTGCGCAGCTTCGCCGACGCGAACGGCGACGGCACGGGCGACCTCGCCGGGGTGCGCGAGCGGCTGCCGTACCTCGCGGCCCTCGGCGTCGACGCGATCTGGTTCACGCCGTGGTACCCGTCGCCGCTCGCCGACGGCGGCTACGACGTGGCCGACTACCGCGACATCCACCCGGCCTTCGGCTCCCTGCGCGACGCCGAGCTGCTCATCGCCGACGCGCTCCGCCTCGGCATCCGCACCATCGTCGACATCGTGCCGAACCACGTCTCGAGCGAGCACCCGTGGTTCCGCGAAGCGCTCGCCGCGGGCCCCGGCGCTCCCGAGCGCGAGCGCTTCTGGTTCCACCCCGGCAAGGGCGAGGGCGGCGCCGAGATGCCCACCGGCTGGGTCTCGAACTTCCAGGGCGAGACCTGGACCCGCACGACGAACCCCGACGGCACGCCGGGGGAGTGGTACCTGCACCTGTTCACCCCCGAGCAGCCCGACCTCAACTGGAACCACCCCGACGTGCGCCGCGAGCACGAGGACATCCTGCGCTTCTGGTTCGACCGCGGCGTCGCGGGCGTGCGCATCGACTCGGCGGGCCTGCTCATCAAGGACCCGACCCTGCCCGAGGTGCCCGAGCGCCCCGCGCCCGGCCAGCACCCCACGGAGGACCGCGACGAGGTGCACGAGGTGTACCGCACCTGGCGCCGCATCGCCGACTCGTACGACGGCGCCCGCGTGCTCGTCGGCGAGGTCTGGGTGCCCGACGCCAAGCGGTTCGCCGACTACCTGCGCCCCGACGAGATGCACACCGCCTTCAACTTCGACTTCATGTCGCGGGCGTGGGATGCCACGGAGCTCCGCACCTCCATCGACCTGATGCTCGACGCGCACGCGCCCGTCGGCGCCCCGAGCACGTGGGTGCTCTCGAACCACGACGTCACCCGCCCGGTCACCCGCTACGGTCGCGAGGACTCGACCTTCGCCTTCGCGAAGAAGCGCTTCGGTACGCCCACCGACCTCGAGCTCGGCACCCGCCGCGCCCGCGCCGCAGCGCTCCTGACCGCAGCCCTCCCCGGGAGCCTGTACATCTACCAGGGCGACGAGCTCGGCCTGCCCGAGGTCGAGCTGCCCCGCGAGCTGCTGCAGGACCCGATGCACTTCCGCTCCGACGGGGTCGACCCGGGGCGCGACGGATGCCGCGTGCCGATGCCCTGGTCGGGCGACGCGTCGCCCTTCGGGTTCGCGCCCGACGGGGCATCCGCCGACCCCTGGCTGCCGCAGCCCGCCGACTGGGCCGCCCGCACGGTCGAGGCGCAGGAGGCCGACCCGGGCTCGATGCTGCACCTGTACCGGGAGGCGCTGCGCATTCGCCGCGCGGAGCCGTCCCTCGGCGACGGTCGCCTGCGCTGGCTCGACGCCGCCCCCGGCGTGCTCGCGTTCGCCCGCCGCGACGTCGTGAACGTCACCAACCTCTCCGACGCGCCGGTCGACCTGCCGGCGCACGACGAGCTCCTCCTGGCCAGCGCCCCGCTCGTGGGCGACCGGCTCCCACCAGACTCCACGGCCTGGCTGCGCGTGCGGCCCGAGTCGTCGAGGTCGCGGCCCGATGCGCCGTGACGCACCCCATCCGCACCACCTGACGAGAACACAGCACCGAAAGGACCGACAATGAAGTCACCAGCCAAGGCCGCGATCGCGGGCTTCGCCGCGCTCGCCGTCGCCGGCGCGCTCGCCGGCTGCAGCGCCGACAGCGCGTCATCCGACGACGGACGCGTCGAACTGCGCGTCGCCACCTTCCCGCCCGGCGCCGACGCCGCCGCCTACGAGGCCTTCGAGTCGCAGGAGGCGCAGTTCGAGGAGGAGCACCCCGACATCGACGTCATCGGCGTCGAGTACGAGTGGGAGGGCCCGACCTTCGCGGCCCAGCTCGCGGGCGGCAGCCTCCCCGACGTCTTCACGGTGCCGTTCACCGACTCGAAGACCCTGCTCGAGAACGGGCAGCTCACCGACGTGACCGCCGAGGTCGAGGAGCTCGGGTACACCGACAAGTTCAACCCGATCATCCTCGCCGAGGTGCAGGATGCCGACGGCAACATCTTCGGCTTCCCGCGGCAGGCCTACGCCATGGGCCTGCACTACAACCGCGCGCTCTTCGAGGCCGCCGGGCTCGACCCCGACAGCCCGCCGACCACGTGGGACGAGGTGCGCGAGGCGGCGAAGGCCATCTCGGATGCCACGGGCAAGGCCGGGTTCATGGAGATGTCGACCAACAACACCGGCGGCTGGCAGCTCACCGCGGCGACCGTCGCGCGCGGCGGCTCGACGCAGGAGGACAACGGCGACGGCACGTACACGTCGACCATCGCGAACGAGGCGACCGCGGCGCAGCTGCAGTTCCTGCACGACCTGCGCTGGGAGGACGACTCGCTGGGCGACAACTACCTGCTCGACTGGGGCAGCATCAACCAGGAGTTCGCCGCCGGCAACATCGGCATGTACTCGTCGGGTTCCGACGTCTACACCGCGCTCGTGCGCGACTTCGGCCTCTCGCCCGACGACTACGGCCTGACCGTGCTGCCGACCGAGAACGGCGGCGGCACGCTCGGCGGCGGTGACATCGCGGTCGTGAGCCCCACGGTCGACGAGGCCACCAAGGCCGCGGCGGTCGAGTGGATCGACTGGTACTACATGCAGAAGCTCCTCGACGAGGACGCGGCCGTGCTCGACGCGAAGACCCTCGCAGACTCGGGCCAGGCCGTGGGCACCCCGGTGCTCCCGGTGCTCGACCGCGCCACCTACGAGGAGTCGCTGGTCTGGATCGAGCCCTACGTGAACGTGCCGCTCGACCAGATGGCGCCGTTCACCGAGGCCATCTTCGAGCAGACCCCGGTGGGTGAGCCGAAGGGCAGCACGCAGGAGATCTACGCACTGCTCGACCCGCTGGTGCAGGCCGTGCTGACCGACGAGAACGCCGACATCGACGCACTGCTCGAGCAGGCCGACGCCGACGCCCAGGCGATCCTCGACCAGGGCTGAGCCACGAGGGCGGATGCCGCTGCGGAACCCTTCCCGTTGCGGCATCCGCCCGCACCACCCGGCGCGCGGGCACCCTGGCCCGCGCGCCGCACCGGGAGCGGAAGGAGCACGGGGATGACGATGACCGAACAGGCGCCGCCCGACGAGGCGGCGCCCCCGGCCGGGCGCCCACCGGTGCGCGACGCGCGTGCGCCGCGGCGCGGCATCCGCTCGTGGATCCGCGGCGGCGGGCTGTCGACGCTGGTCTTCCTGCTGCCGATGCTGTTCGTGTTCGGCGTCTTCAGCTGGTCGCCGATCGTGCAGTCGGTGGTCATGAGCCTGCAGGTGACGAACCTGCTCGACCCGCCGGAGTGGGTCGGGCTCGACAATTACATCGCCGTGCTGAACGACCCGCTGCTCGGCAAGGCGGTGCTCAACACCCTGTACTTCGCGGCGCTCGCGCTGCTGTTCGGGTTCCCGCTGCCGCTGTTCATGGCCGTGCTCATGAGCGAGGTGCGGCGCGGCAAGGGCTTCTACTCGGCGCTCGCGTACCTGCCAGTGGTCGTGCCGCCGGTCGTCGCCGTGCTGCTCTGGAAGTTCTTCTACGCGGGCGGCGAGAACGGCGTCTTCAACACCGTGCTCGGCTGGGTGGGCATCCCGCCCCAGCCCTGGCTGCAGGATGCCGCGACGGCGATGCCGTCCCTCGTCATCGAGGCCACGTGGGCCGCCGCCGGCGGCTCGATCATCATCTACCTCGCGGCGCTGCTCAGCGTGCCGCCCGAGCTGTACGACGCCGCCGAGGTCGACGGTGCGGGCATCTGGAAGAAGGTGTGGCACGTCACCCTTCCGCAGCTGCGGGGCATCCTCTTCATCATGCTCATCCTGCAGGTCATCGCGACCGCGCAGGTGTTCCTCGAGCCGTACCTGTTCACGGGCGGCGGGCCGAACAACGCGACCATCACGGTGCTGCTGCTCATCTACAAGTACGCCTTCCAGAACAGCCTGGGCGGCGACTACGGCGAGGCGACCGCCCTGTCGGTCATGCTCGCGGTGGTGCTCGCGCTCTTCTCCTGGCTGTACTTCAAGCTGACCGACCGGTGGAGCACCTCGTGACGACGACCCAGACCCCCGCCCTGAAGCGCGTCGCCGCGATGCGCGATCGGTTCGCCGACCGCCGCGCCGCCCGCCGCGAGGGCGCCGACGACGACCGCGGCATCGTCTCGGCGTTCGACCTGCGCCGCCGCGGCGTGCGCGCGGGCATGCGGGGCGTGCACGTGTTCCTCTTCGCCGGCCTCGTGATCGCGGGCCTCGGGCCGATCCTCTGGCTCGCGAAGTCGGCCGTCACGCCCACGCAGGACACGCTGACCCAGCCCATGGCGCTCTGGCCGAACGGCATCGACTGGGCGAACCTGTCGACGGCGTGGAACGACATCCACATCGACCAGTACTTCTTCAACACCGTGGCGATCGCGCTCGGCGCCTGGTTCTTCCAGCTCTTCGTCGCGACGACGGCCGGCTACGCGCTCTCCGTGCTGCGGCCGAAGTACGCGCCCATCCTGAACGGCCTCGTGCTGGCGACGCTGTTCATCCCGGCGGTCGTGCTGCTCGTGCCGCTGTACCTCACGATCGTGAACCCGCCGCTCATCGGCCGCGACTTCTCGCTGCTGAACAACTACCTCGCGGTGTGGCTGCCGATGGCCGCGAACGCGTTCAACATCCTCATCGTGAAGCGGTTCTTCGACAACCTGCCGCGCGAGGTGTTCGAGGCCGCCCGCACCGACGGGGCGGGGCCCTTCCGCATGTTCTGGTCGATCGTGCTGCCCATGTCGAAGCCGATCCTCGGCGTCGTCTCGGTGTTCGCGGTGATCGCCGCGTGGAAGGACTTCCTCTGGCCGCTGCTCGTGCTGCCGAACCCGGCGGTGCAGCCGCTGTCGGTGCGCCTGCCGGCCGTGCAGTCGCAGACCGAGCTCGATGTGTTCCTCGCCGCGCTCGCGATCTCGACCATCATCCCGATCGCCATGTTCCTGGTCTTCCAGGGGGTGTTCCTGCGCAGCGCGGGCCTCGGCGGGGCGGTGAAGGGGTGACGGGCGGATGACACGCGCGGGCGCTCGCGCCCGATTGGCGCCGCGCGCCGGTGTCGGATAGACTCTCCGGGTTGCCCGCGGTGATCTGAACGCGGGAAACGCAGCCGGCGCCCGTAGCTCAATGGATAGAGCATCTGACTACGGATCAGAAGGTTGGGGGTTCGAGTCCCTCCGGGCGCGCACTGTGTTGAGACAGTAGCGAAGGGCCCGCGCATCGCGCGGGTCCTTCGTGGTTTCCCGAGAATTCCTGCGTCCTCCGCATTCATATGACGTCGGGTCGGGTTAGGCTTCCTGCACGCACCGCTGTCGCCTCCCGCGACGCGGTGCGTGCGTCGATCGCACCGGTCCAGGCAGGGGGCTTGGGTGGAACAGCGGCAGGTCATCGAGGTGGGGGAGGCGCCCCCGCCCCCATCGCCGACCCCGTCCGCGCGCCGGGCGGGGTGGCTGAGGAGCCCGTCGCCCGCGGTCACGGCGGCCATGCGCCGGGTGCTCGCCGCGCTCACGGCCCTCATGGTCGGAATCGCCGTCGATCACCTCGTCGCGGGCGAGGCGCCCATGCAGACCGTACTCGGGCTCGCCTGCGCCGCCGTCGCGGCGGCCTGCGCGTTCGTCGCACTGCTGGTCGCATCGGCCTCCGACGAGGGGCTCGAGCTGCTGCGGAAGGCGGGGCTCGCGCCGCCGACCCGGGGCGGGCGCGCGGCCATCGTGGCATCCGTCTGGTTCATCGTCGTGGGGCTCTGCGTGCACTTCGCTGGCGAGGCCTTCGCGCCGTTGCCGGGCGGTGCCTGGATCGCCGCGGCGGTATTCGGTTCCGGGCTCGCGGCGCTGACCTACCACGTGCACCATCGCGCGCTCGACCACGACGGCTACCGCACCTTCAACCTCGTGGCCATGGTGCTCGCGGCCGGCAGCCTCGCCGCGATGAGCACGACGAGCCACACCGACTGGTGGGCGCTGAACTTCTCGACGCTCGGCACGGGCGACGACCTCGCGGCGTTCTGCTTCAACGCCTGCATCGTGGTGGCGGGCACCGCGATGGCCGGCCTCGCCC
Coding sequences within:
- a CDS encoding ABC transporter substrate-binding protein; this encodes MKSPAKAAIAGFAALAVAGALAGCSADSASSDDGRVELRVATFPPGADAAAYEAFESQEAQFEEEHPDIDVIGVEYEWEGPTFAAQLAGGSLPDVFTVPFTDSKTLLENGQLTDVTAEVEELGYTDKFNPIILAEVQDADGNIFGFPRQAYAMGLHYNRALFEAAGLDPDSPPTTWDEVREAAKAISDATGKAGFMEMSTNNTGGWQLTAATVARGGSTQEDNGDGTYTSTIANEATAAQLQFLHDLRWEDDSLGDNYLLDWGSINQEFAAGNIGMYSSGSDVYTALVRDFGLSPDDYGLTVLPTENGGGTLGGGDIAVVSPTVDEATKAAAVEWIDWYYMQKLLDEDAAVLDAKTLADSGQAVGTPVLPVLDRATYEESLVWIEPYVNVPLDQMAPFTEAIFEQTPVGEPKGSTQEIYALLDPLVQAVLTDENADIDALLEQADADAQAILDQG
- a CDS encoding glycoside hydrolase family 13 protein; this translates as MPAVETAPDAPQPHGDDLWWRSAVIYQVYVRSFADANGDGTGDLAGVRERLPYLAALGVDAIWFTPWYPSPLADGGYDVADYRDIHPAFGSLRDAELLIADALRLGIRTIVDIVPNHVSSEHPWFREALAAGPGAPERERFWFHPGKGEGGAEMPTGWVSNFQGETWTRTTNPDGTPGEWYLHLFTPEQPDLNWNHPDVRREHEDILRFWFDRGVAGVRIDSAGLLIKDPTLPEVPERPAPGQHPTEDRDEVHEVYRTWRRIADSYDGARVLVGEVWVPDAKRFADYLRPDEMHTAFNFDFMSRAWDATELRTSIDLMLDAHAPVGAPSTWVLSNHDVTRPVTRYGREDSTFAFAKKRFGTPTDLELGTRRARAAALLTAALPGSLYIYQGDELGLPEVELPRELLQDPMHFRSDGVDPGRDGCRVPMPWSGDASPFGFAPDGASADPWLPQPADWAARTVEAQEADPGSMLHLYREALRIRRAEPSLGDGRLRWLDAAPGVLAFARRDVVNVTNLSDAPVDLPAHDELLLASAPLVGDRLPPDSTAWLRVRPESSRSRPDAP
- a CDS encoding carbohydrate ABC transporter permease; the protein is MTMTEQAPPDEAAPPAGRPPVRDARAPRRGIRSWIRGGGLSTLVFLLPMLFVFGVFSWSPIVQSVVMSLQVTNLLDPPEWVGLDNYIAVLNDPLLGKAVLNTLYFAALALLFGFPLPLFMAVLMSEVRRGKGFYSALAYLPVVVPPVVAVLLWKFFYAGGENGVFNTVLGWVGIPPQPWLQDAATAMPSLVIEATWAAAGGSIIIYLAALLSVPPELYDAAEVDGAGIWKKVWHVTLPQLRGILFIMLILQVIATAQVFLEPYLFTGGGPNNATITVLLLIYKYAFQNSLGGDYGEATALSVMLAVVLALFSWLYFKLTDRWSTS
- a CDS encoding ClbS/DfsB family four-helix bundle protein codes for the protein MTQPTTRDDLLAQSELRLWELLHHIDTMSAYQRRHPLPGEGRDRTVTDVLAHLRAWHALFVGWLETDASGRTPAFPADGYTWAELDELNVELRERFRLDDLDAAIEALHASHAAAESALAGLDDEVLADPARYPWLQGHPLIGTAHECLGGHYAWAREELRSRYDGSAGTLVGDTDAGPFVGQEGEPAADAPDGLPADAAEPEPVEPGASVTEA
- a CDS encoding LacI family DNA-binding transcriptional regulator codes for the protein MSRRLADVARKVGVSEATVSRVLNDKPGVSDATRQAVLTALDVLGYERPTKLRGERARLVGLVMPELQNPIFPALAEVLSGGLAQNGYTPVLCTQTAGGISEADYVELLLHQQVSGVIFAGGAYAQDEANRDHYERLRELRLPTVLVNAPVDGMGFATVSCDDAESMEQAFGHLVQLGHERIGILLGPLDHIPSRRKLQAAERMARRHGIELGPDRVAHALYSLESGQTAATKLLQAGVTGIVCASDPMALGAVRAVRRAGLRVPEDVSVIGYDDSALMNCTEPPLTTVRQPIESMGRMIIELLMRQMSTDREIADELFFAPELVVRRSTAPPASHVPA
- a CDS encoding DNA topoisomerase IB, which gives rise to MVRLRRVTPYSGGYHRTPAGRIVRADRAAMDADERERVRALAVPPAWSDVWIADRPNAHILAVGVDDAGRRQYLYHPDWRAAKDREKFARMRELAAALPAARGGVTRDLRLDGLPRERVLAAVFRLLDLGALRVGSEEYLEANGSRGATTLQVRHATVSDSSVGLSYRAKGGQRARMEVVDAELAACVGSLVDAPRTARLFAWRDEAGRHMVSAVDVNRYIRSRTGTDATAKDFRTLRGTVAAAQALAAASAPGTPDSARARQRARRAALEAASVVLGNTPAIAKASYVDPEIFDRFDAGAVLEPNGSPDAALLRLLDG
- a CDS encoding carbohydrate ABC transporter permease, producing the protein MRDRFADRRAARREGADDDRGIVSAFDLRRRGVRAGMRGVHVFLFAGLVIAGLGPILWLAKSAVTPTQDTLTQPMALWPNGIDWANLSTAWNDIHIDQYFFNTVAIALGAWFFQLFVATTAGYALSVLRPKYAPILNGLVLATLFIPAVVLLVPLYLTIVNPPLIGRDFSLLNNYLAVWLPMAANAFNILIVKRFFDNLPREVFEAARTDGAGPFRMFWSIVLPMSKPILGVVSVFAVIAAWKDFLWPLLVLPNPAVQPLSVRLPAVQSQTELDVFLAALAISTIIPIAMFLVFQGVFLRSAGLGGAVKG